TCCGAGACCTTGGGAAGCTGCCGGCCCTCGACCCACCCGGCCATGATATCCCCGGCGATGCCGCCGAACACCGTGGAATCGGCCACGCCGTTGCCGCCGAGGCGGTTGGCGCCGTGGACGCCTCCCGCATCCTCTCCCGCGGCGAAGAGCCCCTCCAGCGCGGTGCGGCAGTGGGGGTCGATCACGACCCCGCCCATCATGAAGTGGGCCGTCGGCCCTACCTCCACTGGCTCGCGCGCGAGGTCCTTCCCGAAGTCGCGACAGCGCTTGACCATCCCGCGGAAGTTCCGCTCGACGAACTCGGTGCCGAGGTGGGAGACGTCGATCCGGACCCCACCGTTGGGCGTCCCGCGCCCTTCGAGCACCTCGGTGAAGGCGGCGCGGGCGACCAGGTCGCGCGTCGAGCGCTCCATGCGGTGTGCGTCGTAGCTGGCCATGAAGCGCTCGCCCAGGCCGTTCAGGAGCCTGCCCCCGGCTCCCCGCAACCCCTCCTCGAGGAGCGCGCCCGTCATGAGCGAGTTCGGGATCACCAGCCCCGTCGGGTGGAACTGGATCATCTCCATGTCCTTGAGGGGGGCGCCCGCCCCATACGCGAGCGCGATCCCGTCGGCGGCCTTATCGGCCGAGCAGGCGATCACCTTGTACATGGTCGGGCCGCCGCCCATGGCCAGGAGCGTTGCCCGGCTCCGCGCGATCACGAAGCTGCCGCTCCGCACGTCGAGCAGCAGCGCGCCGCCCACGCGTCCATGATCGTCCTGCAGGAGCTCCACGGCCCGATGGTCTTCGAGCGCACGGATCGGCGGGCGCTTCCAGACCTGCTCGCTCAGGCGGTTCATGATCTCGATGCCGGTCAGGTCGCCCTTGTGGATCGTCCTGTCGTGGGACTGGCCGGCGAAGGGCTTTTGATGGATCCTGCCGTCAGGGTGCCGGTCAAAGAAGCACCCGTAGCGCGATTCCAGCTCGAGAACTCGGCTGGGCGCCTCAGTCACAAGCGTCCAGGCCAGCTCCTGGTCGTTGATCCACGCGCCACCCCTGAGGGTATCGAGGAGATGCGCGTCGAGGGAATCGGGAGGCATCAGGACGGCGTTGTAGCCCCCCTGGACCATGCGCGTGCAGCCCGCGCGTCCCAGGAGTCCCTTGACGACGACAGTGATCCTGAGTTCCGGAGCGCGGTCTGCCGCGTGCAGCGCCGCGCAGAGCCCCGCACCACCAGCGCCGAGAATCAGGATGTCGCTCTCAATCTTCTCCACAGAAGCGTCCCGACGCTCTTTCGGAGCGGTCGCGTCGCCTTAGGCCTTGCCGGGCTCGAGGACCTTGAGGCGGGAAAAGTAGGCGCGGTAGAACCCGCGGTCTCGCGTGACCAGACGCTCAGCTTGGGAGACTGCGTGAGCGCCAATCAGGAAATCTGCGACCACTCGACCCCGTCGCCCTCCCCGGGTCCGATA
The sequence above is a segment of the Candidatus Rokuibacteriota bacterium genome. Coding sequences within it:
- a CDS encoding FAD-binding protein, encoding MEKIESDILILGAGGAGLCAALHAADRAPELRITVVVKGLLGRAGCTRMVQGGYNAVLMPPDSLDAHLLDTLRGGAWINDQELAWTLVTEAPSRVLELESRYGCFFDRHPDGRIHQKPFAGQSHDRTIHKGDLTGIEIMNRLSEQVWKRPPIRALEDHRAVELLQDDHGRVGGALLLDVRSGSFVIARSRATLLAMGGGPTMYKVIACSADKAADGIALAYGAGAPLKDMEMIQFHPTGLVIPNSLMTGALLEEGLRGAGGRLLNGLGERFMASYDAHRMERSTRDLVARAAFTEVLEGRGTPNGGVRIDVSHLGTEFVERNFRGMVKRCRDFGKDLAREPVEVGPTAHFMMGGVVIDPHCRTALEGLFAAGEDAGGVHGANRLGGNGVADSTVFGGIAGDIMAGWVEGRQLPKVSETRAAETARRLTAPLGGSRGEDLYGLQARLRQVMWDRVGLIRHGAGLEAALGEIEEIEARAAAVAIPGDPQYNLAWQDWLNLQSMATCARLIARSALERRESRGSHYRTDHPAPGQAWLVNVLVQAEDGGLSVRTEPVRLTRVSPDPKPAEPATVEIGD